One genomic region from Halococcus qingdaonensis encodes:
- the pfdA gene encoding prefoldin subunit alpha: MSLGGGGGGGQLEQLSQELDALERQKEAMEDEIEGFREEQREIDEATEALENLESGATVQVPLGGDAYVRAEIQDVDETVVSLGGGYAAERSEEEAIETLERKRDALDDRIEEVDEEITEIESERDQLEQQAQQLQQQQMQQLQGQMGGLGEESDDE; encoded by the coding sequence ATGAGTCTGGGTGGTGGCGGCGGTGGCGGCCAGCTCGAACAGCTCTCGCAGGAGCTCGATGCTCTCGAACGCCAGAAGGAGGCGATGGAGGACGAGATCGAGGGGTTCCGCGAGGAACAGCGGGAGATCGACGAGGCGACCGAGGCGCTCGAAAACCTCGAGAGCGGCGCGACGGTGCAGGTGCCCCTCGGTGGCGACGCTTACGTTCGCGCGGAGATCCAAGACGTCGACGAGACGGTCGTGAGCCTCGGTGGTGGCTACGCGGCCGAACGCAGCGAGGAGGAAGCCATCGAGACGCTCGAACGCAAGCGCGACGCGCTCGACGACCGCATCGAGGAGGTCGACGAGGAGATCACGGAGATCGAGAGCGAGCGCGACCAGCTCGAACAGCAGGCCCAGCAGCTCCAACAGCAGCAGATGCAGCAGCTCCAGGGCCAGATGGGTGGGCTGGGAGAGGAATCGGACGACGAGTAG
- a CDS encoding DUF424 domain-containing protein yields the protein MIVNERETAEGRLVAVCDDDVLGESFENDGVTFEVTEEFYDGEPADEERVVASLARARVANIVGSRSVDLAVEHGFVEETNVLDVGGTSHAQLVRLG from the coding sequence GTGATCGTCAACGAGCGCGAAACGGCTGAAGGACGGCTCGTCGCCGTCTGCGACGACGACGTGCTCGGCGAGAGCTTCGAGAACGACGGCGTGACCTTCGAAGTCACCGAGGAGTTCTACGACGGTGAACCCGCCGACGAGGAGCGCGTCGTGGCGAGTCTCGCACGTGCTCGCGTCGCGAACATCGTCGGCTCTCGTTCTGTGGATCTCGCGGTCGAACACGGCTTCGTCGAGGAGACGAACGTCCTCGACGTGGGCGGGACGAGCCACGCCCAGCTCGTCCGGCTCGGCTGA
- the thpR gene encoding RNA 2',3'-cyclic phosphodiesterase, translated as MRLFVSVDLAGFDTEIERIQDRFVDASGVRSVDPSNVHVTLKFLGDVDEERVPALTNALETAIDEAGVDPFTAEFGGLGAFPSEEYIRVLWLGVREGSDELTRLHESIEERTTEMGFDREDHEFTPHATIARMDHAGGKEHVQRVLRENDPTLGSRRVEHVALTESVLGDDGPDYSTVERFAL; from the coding sequence ATGCGCCTGTTCGTCAGCGTCGATCTCGCGGGGTTCGATACCGAAATCGAGCGCATTCAGGACCGATTCGTCGACGCGAGCGGTGTTCGATCCGTCGATCCGAGCAACGTCCACGTCACGCTGAAGTTCCTCGGTGACGTGGACGAGGAGCGCGTCCCGGCCCTCACCAACGCGCTCGAAACGGCGATCGACGAGGCGGGCGTCGATCCCTTCACCGCCGAGTTCGGCGGACTCGGCGCGTTCCCGAGCGAGGAGTACATCCGCGTGCTCTGGCTCGGTGTTCGCGAGGGGAGCGACGAACTGACACGACTCCACGAGTCGATCGAGGAACGCACCACCGAGATGGGCTTCGACCGGGAAGACCACGAGTTCACGCCGCACGCGACGATCGCGCGGATGGACCACGCTGGCGGGAAAGAGCACGTTCAGCGCGTGCTCCGTGAGAACGATCCCACGCTCGGCTCTCGGCGTGTCGAACACGTCGCACTCACGGAGAGCGTGCTCGGCGACGACGGTCCCGACTACTCGACCGTCGAGCGGTTCGCCCTCTGA
- a CDS encoding DoxX family protein, giving the protein MGRLETLGRALFGGVLAYTAIDNLRDIEGMSAYADSKGVPAADRLVPLSSVMLLFGGIATVLGRAPRLAGGAIAAFLVGVTPTMHDFWNMDEEERDGQLIHFLKNTAMLGGALFFLGRGPEEN; this is encoded by the coding sequence ATGGGACGGCTCGAAACGCTCGGACGCGCGCTGTTCGGTGGCGTGCTCGCCTACACGGCGATCGACAACCTGCGCGACATCGAGGGAATGAGCGCCTACGCCGATTCGAAGGGTGTGCCGGCGGCCGACCGCCTCGTGCCGCTATCGAGCGTCATGCTCCTGTTCGGCGGCATCGCCACCGTTCTCGGGCGCGCGCCGCGTCTCGCTGGCGGCGCAATCGCGGCGTTTCTCGTCGGCGTCACGCCGACGATGCACGACTTCTGGAACATGGACGAGGAGGAGCGCGATGGCCAGCTGATCCACTTCCTGAAGAACACCGCGATGCTCGGCGGCGCGCTCTTCTTCCTCGGACGCGGCCCCGAAGAGAACTGA
- a CDS encoding DUF5786 family protein: MGFGSYDESEQGNQEYDTDFEDDEDGLKTEEEAHAGEVNFEFDTSNDELLDKLEDIKEE; this comes from the coding sequence ATGGGCTTTGGGAGCTACGATGAATCCGAACAGGGGAATCAGGAGTACGACACCGATTTCGAGGACGACGAAGACGGGCTCAAAACCGAGGAAGAAGCGCACGCGGGCGAGGTGAACTTCGAGTTCGACACATCGAACGACGAGCTACTCGACAAACTCGAAGACATCAAAGAGGAGTGA
- a CDS encoding 50S ribosomal protein L31e has product MSAEDFEERVVTVPLRKVKAGANHEGADRAMTLIREHLAQHFKADPDTVRLDPSINEAVWARGRSNPPSKLRVRAARFEEEGERVVEAEHAE; this is encoded by the coding sequence ATGAGCGCCGAGGACTTCGAGGAGCGCGTCGTGACGGTCCCGCTCCGCAAGGTGAAGGCGGGCGCGAACCACGAGGGTGCTGACCGAGCGATGACGCTCATCCGCGAGCATCTCGCCCAGCACTTCAAGGCCGATCCCGACACCGTTCGCCTCGACCCCTCGATCAACGAGGCGGTCTGGGCGCGCGGGCGCTCGAACCCGCCGAGCAAGCTTCGCGTGCGCGCGGCCCGCTTCGAGGAGGAGGGCGAGCGCGTCGTCGAAGCCGAGCACGCCGAATAA
- a CDS encoding 50S ribosomal protein L39e — translation MSKNSKAKKKRLGKLERQNSRVPAWVIMKTDRDTMRNPKRRNWRRSDTDE, via the coding sequence ATGAGCAAGAACTCGAAGGCGAAGAAGAAACGCCTCGGGAAACTCGAGCGTCAGAACTCCCGCGTGCCGGCGTGGGTCATCATGAAGACCGACCGCGACACGATGCGCAACCCCAAACGGCGCAACTGGCGGCGGAGTGACACGGACGAATGA
- a CDS encoding aminotransferase class V-fold PLP-dependent enzyme — MSTRSEEPLDIGRIRDEFPILERDVGDGQRVVYLDNAATSQTPDRVVDAMSDYYRETNANVHRGIHHLSQEASLAYENAHDRLAEFVGASGGREEMVFTKNTTEGLNLVAYGWGLRELEPGDEVVLTEMEHHSSLVTWQQIAKRTGADLTFIGVDEAGRLNMDHARELIGPNTEMVSVAHVSNTLGTINPIAELADLAHAEDSFIFADGAQAVPHHSVDVEELDVDFYAFSGHKMCGPTGIGGLYGKKELLAAMEPFMYGGGMVRKVEFDRTTWADVPEKFEAGTPPIAEGIALAEAADYLDDVGLDRIERHERELVEYAMGRLEEFDDIEIYGPPADERAGLVSFNLDGVHAHDLASIMNDHAVAIRPGDHCTQPLHDVLGTAASARASFYLYNTKDEVDELIAAIDEARELFA, encoded by the coding sequence ATGAGCACTCGATCCGAGGAGCCGCTCGATATCGGGCGCATCAGGGACGAGTTCCCGATCCTCGAACGCGACGTCGGCGACGGTCAGCGCGTCGTCTATCTCGACAACGCCGCCACGAGCCAGACGCCCGACCGCGTCGTCGACGCGATGAGCGACTACTACCGGGAGACGAACGCGAACGTCCACCGGGGCATCCACCATCTGAGCCAGGAGGCCTCGCTGGCCTACGAGAACGCCCACGACCGCCTCGCCGAGTTCGTCGGGGCCTCGGGTGGCCGCGAGGAGATGGTCTTCACGAAGAACACGACCGAGGGGCTGAACCTCGTGGCCTACGGCTGGGGACTGCGCGAGCTCGAACCCGGCGACGAGGTCGTGCTCACGGAGATGGAACACCACTCCTCGCTGGTCACGTGGCAGCAGATCGCCAAACGGACGGGAGCCGACCTGACGTTCATCGGCGTCGACGAGGCGGGCCGCCTGAACATGGATCACGCGCGCGAACTGATCGGCCCGAACACGGAGATGGTCTCCGTGGCACACGTCTCGAACACGCTTGGAACCATCAACCCCATCGCCGAGCTCGCCGATCTCGCCCACGCCGAGGACAGCTTCATCTTCGCCGACGGCGCACAGGCCGTTCCCCACCACTCCGTCGATGTCGAGGAGCTGGACGTGGATTTCTACGCCTTCTCGGGCCACAAGATGTGTGGACCAACGGGTATCGGCGGGCTCTACGGCAAGAAGGAGCTGCTGGCGGCGATGGAGCCGTTCATGTACGGCGGCGGGATGGTTCGCAAGGTGGAGTTCGACCGCACGACGTGGGCGGACGTGCCCGAGAAATTCGAGGCCGGTACGCCGCCGATCGCCGAGGGAATCGCGCTCGCAGAGGCCGCCGACTACCTCGACGACGTCGGTCTCGACCGCATCGAACGCCACGAGCGCGAGCTCGTCGAATACGCGATGGGGAGGTTAGAGGAGTTCGACGATATCGAGATCTACGGGCCGCCGGCCGACGAGCGCGCGGGACTCGTCTCGTTCAACCTCGACGGCGTCCACGCCCACGATCTCGCGAGCATCATGAACGACCACGCCGTGGCGATCCGGCCGGGCGATCACTGTACGCAGCCGCTTCACGACGTCCTGGGGACGGCGGCTTCGGCACGCGCGTCGTTCTACCTCTACAACACGAAAGACGAGGTCGACGAGCTGATCGCCGCTATCGACGAGGCGCGCGAGCTGTTCGCCTGA
- a CDS encoding MBL fold metallo-hydrolase, whose product MAVHTVTEGAETFTANVYLVTGERTVLIDAGTMAGVEDVVAEHTDELDAVVLTHQHGDHVGELDAVLDRFDADLLAYGDHPRRTTQIDDGDTVAIGDGQFDVIHTPGHADDHVSLVSEDTIFSGDVVVHDDGAFDDGSFGRTDSPGQSRDVLIESIERILDRLPESVERMYAGHGDEFHGDVRAVIERALERAERREPKYSD is encoded by the coding sequence ATGGCCGTCCACACCGTCACGGAGGGCGCAGAGACGTTCACGGCGAACGTCTATCTCGTCACGGGCGAGCGCACAGTGCTGATCGACGCCGGAACGATGGCCGGCGTCGAGGACGTCGTCGCCGAGCACACCGACGAACTCGACGCGGTCGTCCTCACGCACCAGCACGGCGATCACGTCGGCGAACTCGACGCCGTGCTCGATCGTTTCGATGCCGACCTGCTCGCCTACGGGGATCACCCACGACGAACGACGCAAATCGACGACGGCGACACTGTCGCTATCGGTGACGGGCAGTTCGACGTGATCCACACGCCGGGTCACGCCGACGATCACGTCTCGCTGGTCTCCGAGGACACGATCTTCTCCGGCGACGTCGTGGTCCACGACGACGGCGCGTTCGACGACGGCAGCTTCGGCCGCACGGACAGCCCTGGCCAGTCCAGAGACGTGCTCATCGAGAGCATCGAGCGGATCCTCGACCGACTGCCCGAGAGCGTCGAACGGATGTACGCGGGTCACGGCGACGAGTTCCACGGCGATGTGCGCGCGGTGATCGAGCGGGCGCTCGAACGCGCCGAGCGCCGCGAACCGAAATATTCCGACTAA
- a CDS encoding ZIP family metal transporter — protein sequence MAALLASLVLVFLAGLVTALATGLGALPFFVIDDVSDRTSVILWGLASGIMVSASLFGLVTEGLAEGTPGELAIGLLAGVVLVIVSHRVISGVEVHPRKYEEADYRKLLLILGVLTVHSFPEGVAVGVSFAELDLGGGLPIFGFSVPLLAVFMTLAISIHNVPEGVAVAIPLQSMGVPRVRMVWWAIFSSLPQPIGAVIAFVFVRTAREFMAVGFGFAAGAMVYLVLTEFIPEAREIGAELPHGGRRELLGGIAVGVALMVPLGFV from the coding sequence ATGGCAGCGTTACTGGCGAGCCTCGTCTTGGTCTTCCTCGCGGGTCTCGTGACGGCGCTCGCGACGGGGCTCGGCGCGCTCCCCTTCTTCGTCATCGACGACGTGAGCGATCGTACCAGTGTGATCCTCTGGGGGCTCGCCTCGGGGATCATGGTCTCGGCGTCGCTGTTCGGGCTGGTCACTGAGGGGCTCGCCGAGGGCACTCCAGGAGAGCTCGCGATCGGACTCCTCGCCGGCGTGGTGCTGGTGATCGTGAGCCATCGCGTCATCTCGGGCGTCGAGGTCCATCCCCGGAAGTACGAGGAAGCCGATTACCGGAAACTGCTGCTCATCCTCGGCGTGCTCACGGTGCACAGTTTTCCGGAGGGCGTCGCTGTCGGCGTCTCCTTCGCCGAACTCGATCTCGGTGGTGGCCTCCCGATTTTCGGTTTTTCGGTCCCACTGCTGGCGGTGTTCATGACGCTCGCAATCTCGATCCACAACGTTCCCGAGGGTGTTGCCGTGGCGATCCCGCTCCAGTCGATGGGCGTCCCGCGCGTCCGCATGGTGTGGTGGGCGATCTTTTCGAGCCTGCCCCAGCCGATCGGGGCGGTGATCGCCTTCGTCTTCGTCCGTACCGCCCGCGAGTTCATGGCCGTCGGCTTCGGCTTCGCCGCCGGCGCGATGGTCTATCTGGTGCTCACGGAGTTCATCCCCGAGGCCAGGGAGATCGGTGCGGAACTCCCACACGGCGGCCGGCGCGAACTCCTCGGCGGTATCGCCGTCGGTGTGGCGCTGATGGTTCCTCTGGGGTTCGTCTGA
- a CDS encoding tetratricopeptide repeat protein, translated as MTDDDPRDRDAGHGQDDHPFSEGEGFDDPEGFDLDPPELSVDPSEVDPIDSRVLTELLDERQLGTENVDVGELIDVGLSYIEINRYEQATETFERAAQFADDERVEQEARVNKGAAHAELEEYDAAIGAYREALDIDADADHTASAETNLAYALWESGRSEQALEHAERAVERDQRFGQGWYNRGFFLLERGLAEDAIDSFDNALRLGFRNAEVLEEKARALEEVGEDERAEEVAEEAREMREEAEEELVRDRQRARNG; from the coding sequence ATGACCGACGACGACCCGCGCGATCGTGACGCGGGCCACGGGCAAGACGACCATCCCTTCTCCGAGGGCGAGGGGTTCGACGATCCCGAAGGGTTCGATCTCGACCCACCCGAGCTTTCGGTCGACCCGAGCGAGGTCGACCCGATCGACTCGCGCGTCCTGACAGAACTGCTCGACGAGCGCCAGCTCGGCACCGAGAACGTCGACGTCGGGGAGCTCATCGACGTGGGACTGAGCTACATCGAGATCAACCGGTACGAACAGGCCACCGAGACCTTCGAGCGCGCCGCCCAGTTCGCCGACGACGAACGCGTCGAACAGGAGGCCCGGGTGAACAAGGGCGCGGCCCACGCCGAACTGGAGGAGTACGACGCCGCCATCGGGGCCTACCGCGAGGCGCTCGACATCGACGCCGATGCCGACCACACCGCCAGCGCCGAGACCAATCTGGCGTACGCGCTCTGGGAGAGCGGGCGGAGCGAGCAGGCGCTCGAACACGCCGAACGAGCCGTCGAGCGCGACCAGCGCTTCGGACAGGGCTGGTACAACCGTGGCTTCTTCCTGCTCGAACGCGGGCTCGCCGAGGACGCGATCGACAGCTTCGACAACGCGCTCCGGCTCGGCTTCCGCAACGCCGAGGTGCTGGAGGAGAAGGCTCGCGCGCTCGAAGAGGTCGGCGAGGACGAGCGCGCAGAGGAGGTCGCCGAGGAGGCCAGAGAAATGCGCGAGGAGGCCGAGGAGGAACTCGTCCGTGATCGTCAACGAGCGCGAAACGGCTGA
- a CDS encoding GYD domain-containing protein — MQTWLSLVDADGAEFQDLQELASLWGDINLEVEELDAEIIDTYALLGRFDFLLVFEAPDRDTVFELSLAAERHGLDMTTMEGVPIEHFGHLIDE, encoded by the coding sequence ATGCAGACGTGGCTATCGCTGGTCGACGCCGACGGAGCGGAGTTTCAGGATCTCCAGGAGCTCGCTTCGCTGTGGGGCGACATCAACCTCGAAGTCGAGGAACTCGACGCCGAGATAATCGACACTTACGCGCTGCTCGGCCGGTTCGACTTCCTCTTGGTCTTCGAAGCGCCCGACCGCGATACGGTGTTCGAGCTCTCGCTGGCCGCCGAGCGCCACGGGCTCGACATGACGACGATGGAGGGTGTGCCGATCGAACACTTCGGTCACCTGATCGACGAGTAG
- a CDS encoding translation initiation factor IF-6 — MLRAAFSGSSYVGVFARATDHCLLVRPDIDESFLDDLTDELDVPAIKTTVAGSGTVGALVTGNANGLLTSDRITSTERERIADVVDLPVATLPGRINAAGNVVLANDEGAYVHPDLPDEAVEAVGDHLDVPVEQGMLAGVRTVGTAAVATDRGVLCHPQATDEELDFLEELLGVPADIGTVNYGAPLVGSGLLANAAGYVAGEECTGPELGRIEDALGYID; from the coding sequence GTGCTCCGCGCGGCCTTTTCCGGTTCCTCGTACGTCGGCGTCTTCGCCCGTGCGACCGACCACTGCTTGCTCGTCAGACCCGACATCGATGAGTCGTTCCTCGACGATCTCACCGACGAACTCGACGTGCCTGCGATAAAGACGACCGTCGCCGGCTCCGGCACGGTGGGTGCGCTCGTCACCGGCAACGCGAACGGGCTGCTCACGAGCGACCGCATCACGTCGACCGAGCGCGAGCGCATCGCCGACGTCGTCGATCTCCCGGTCGCGACGCTGCCCGGCCGGATCAACGCCGCCGGCAACGTCGTGCTGGCCAACGACGAGGGTGCCTACGTCCATCCCGACCTCCCGGACGAGGCCGTCGAGGCGGTCGGCGACCATCTCGACGTGCCGGTCGAGCAGGGGATGCTCGCGGGCGTCCGCACCGTGGGGACGGCGGCGGTCGCCACCGACCGCGGCGTGCTCTGTCATCCACAGGCGACCGACGAGGAGCTCGACTTTCTGGAGGAGCTGCTCGGCGTGCCGGCGGACATCGGGACCGTGAACTACGGCGCGCCGCTCGTCGGCTCGGGGCTGCTCGCGAACGCGGCGGGCTACGTCGCCGGCGAGGAGTGTACCGGACCGGAGCTCGGCCGCATCGAGGACGCGCTCGGCTACATCGACTGA